From Erigeron canadensis isolate Cc75 chromosome 8, C_canadensis_v1, whole genome shotgun sequence, one genomic window encodes:
- the LOC122578913 gene encoding uncharacterized protein LOC122578913: protein MGITSRLEVVVVSSRHHQFSSSPKTNHLLSPLSSSSSYSNYYYNPTHNSYNNNRRRNITTRRGALKKKKEWREYEDAVKDKDLRRALSFLLLLQQQQEDQDEEEETLIIRRRRSGEEDERDWRLVLDTCLNADDMRLVASAYSFLKDKGFLSHFGRYRSIVLDGTRDVTPTVLKSSTGLEVSKLSPKKWGLSTNSGLVLLAFFAALSYLVDHGFDLRPQLAVTLGIAMADSVFLGGSCLAQISSFWPPYKRRILVHEAGHLLVAYLMGCPIRGVILDPIVAMQMGIQGQAGTQFWDENLQNELAEGRLTGVAFDRYCMVLFGGIAAEALVYGEAEGGENDENLFRSICLLLEPPLSVAQMSNQARWSVLQSYNLLKWHKNAHQAAVRALESGGSLSVVIRSIEEAMASSR from the exons ATGGGAATAACTAGTAGACtagaggtggtggtggtcagcAGCCGCCATCACCAATTTTCGTCTTCCCCAAAAACAAACCACCTCCTATCTCctctatcttcttcttcttcatattctaattattattataatcccACACataatagttataataataatagaagaaGAAACATAACCACGAGAAGAGGAgcactgaagaagaagaaagaatggAGAGAGTACGAGGATGCTGTCAAAGACAAAGATCTCCGTCGTGCCCTTTctttcctcctcctcctccaacaACAACAGGAGGACCAGGACGAGGAGGAGGAGACACTAATaatcagaagaagaagaagcggCGAAGAAGACGAGAGAGATTGGCGGCTAGTCCTGGATACATGTTTGAATGCGGATGATATGCGACTTGTTGCGTCTGCTTATTCTTTCCTCAAAGATAAAGGCTTCCTCTCTCATTTCGGAAGATACCGCTCCATTG TCTTGGATGGAACTAGAGATGTCACCCCAACCGTGCTCAAGTCTTCAACCGGCTTAGAAG TTTCCAAACTTTCACCAAAGAAATGGGGTCTTTCCACAAACTCTGGTCTTGTTCTGCTTGCCTTTTTCGCTGCTTTGTCCTATCTCGTGGACCATGGGTTTGATCTCAGACCTCAGCTTGCCGTAACTTTGGGTATAGCTATGGCAGATTCTGTATTCCTTGGTGGTTCCTGTTTAGCCCAAATTTCAAGTTTTTGGCCTCCTTACAAGCGCCGTATTCTCGTGCATGAAGCAGGACATCTTCTAGTGG CTTATCTCATGGGATGCCCCATTCGTGGAGTTATTTTAGATCCTATTGTTGCAATGCAGATGGGGATTCAAGGCCAG GCTGGAACACAATTTTGGGATGAGAATCTTCAAAATGAGCTTGCTGAGGGCCGACTCACCGGTGTAGCCTTTGACAG GTATTGTATGGTGCTATTTGGTGGGATAGCAGCAGAAGCTCTTGTTTATGGTGAGGCCGAGGGTGGAGAGAATGATGAAAATCTATTTAGGAGCATCTGTTTGCTTTTGGAGCCTCCATTATCTGTTGCTCAG ATGTCGAATCAAGCAAGGTGGTCAGTTCTGCAATCTTATAATCTGTTGAAATGGCATAAAAATGCCCATCAAGCTGCTGTTAGAGCTCTAGAGAGTGGTGGTAGTCTCAGTGTAGTCATAAGAAGCATCGAAGAAGCAATGGCTAGCAGCAGATGA
- the LOC122578322 gene encoding DEAD-box ATP-dependent RNA helicase 36, whose protein sequence is MTDQEDLIDENFPLFSRKPRHESSESASTVADNPSSYHHQFVKDTSSSNPNTSNKTFSDLGLSDWALQTCKELGMKKPTPVQQNCIPHILAGDDVLGLAQTGSGKTAAFALPILHRLAKDPFGVFCLVVTPTRELAYQLAEQFKALGSCLNLKCAVIVGGMDMITQSQALMRRPHVVIATPGRLKVLIEQSPDVPAVFSNTKFLVLDEADRVLDVGFEAELRVVFKCLPKNRQTLLFSATMTSNLQALLDVSMNKAYFYAAYEGLQTVDTLKQQYVFVPETVKDVYLYHILSRRMEDMGIRSAIIFVSRCRDCHRLGLLMEVLGLEVAALHSYKSQSLRLSALHKFKSGKVPVLLATDVASRGLDIPTVDLVINYNIPRDPRDYVHRVGRTARAGRGGLALSLVIQKEVDLIKEVEKDLGKELEKFECKEDDVLEDIKKVFDARHVAKMKMSDDGFEETEKARKAQKMKGLAEKGFMNKNKSKKRKREKFTMKQLVE, encoded by the exons ATGACAGACCAAGAAGACCTTATCGACGAAAACTTCCCCTTATTTTCTCGCAAACCAAGACATGAATCCTCTGAGTCTGCCTCCACAGTTGCTGATAATCCTAGCTCCTACCATCATCAGTTTGTCAAAGacacatcatcatcaaatccTAACACCAGTAATAAAACATTTTCTGATCTAGGTCTTTCAGATTGGGCTCTGCAAACTTGCAAAGAATTAGGCATGAAAAAGCCTACACCCGTTCAACAAAATTGCATCCCACATATCCTTGCCGGGGACGACGTGTTAGGCTTGGCACAAACCGGAAGTGGTAAAACAGCCGCTTTCGCATTGCCGATTCTCCATCGCCTTGCCAAGGATCCTTTCGGTGTTTTTTGTTTGGTGGTGACTCCTACTCGTGAACTTGCGTACCAATTGGCTGAACAGTTCAAGGCACTTGGATCGTGTTTGAATTTAAAATGTGCTGTTATAGTTGGTGGGATGGATATGATCACGCAGTCGCAAGCATTGATGAGACGTCCTCATGTTGTTATTGCCACTCCTGGTAGACTTAAAGTTCTTATTGAACAGAGTCCAGATGTTCCTGCTGTTTTTTCCAACACCAAG TTCTTAGTGTTGGATGAGGCTGATAGAGTTCTAGATGTTGGCTTTGAAGCAGAGTTGAGAGTGGTATTCAAGTGCTTACCCAAAAACAGACAGACTTTGTTATTTTCTGCAACAATGACAAGCAACCTTCAAGCTTTACTTGACGTTTCTATGAACAAGGCATATTTTTATGCTGCATATGAAGGGTTGCAAACAGTTGACACTCTTAAACAACAGTATGTGTTTGTCCCAGAAACTGTCAAGGATGTTTATCTGTATCACATTTTATCACGGCGTATGGAAGATATGGGGATTCGATCTGCCATAATTTTTGTTTCCAGATGCAG GGATTGTCATCGTTTGGGTTTGTTGATGGAAGTGCTTGGTCTGGAAGTAGCTGCTTTGCATTCATACAAATCGCAATCTTTAAGGTTGTCTGCACTTCACAAATTTAAATCCGGGAAGGTTCCTGTATTACTTGCTACTGATGTTGCCAGTCGGGGTTTGGATATTCCGACAGTTGATCTTGTGATTAACTATAATATACCAAG AGATCCAAGGGACTATGTTCATCGTGTTGGACGTACAGCTAGAGCTGGCAGAGGAGGACTAGCATTAAGTTTAGTCATTCAA AAAGAAGTTGATCTTATTAAGGAGGTAGAAAAAGATCTTGGGAAAGAATTGGAGAAGTTTGAATGTAAAGAGGATGATGTACTTGAAGatattaaaaag GTTTTTGATGCGAGACATGTGGCAAAAATGAAAATGTCGGATGATGGGTTTGAAGAGACGGAGAAAGCAAGGAAAGCACAGAAGATGAAAGGCTTGGCTGAAAAAGGAtttatgaacaagaacaagagcAAGAAACGAAAAAGAGAGAAATTTACTATGAAGCAGTTGGTAGAGTAG
- the LOC122580596 gene encoding LRR receptor-like serine/threonine-protein kinase RGI3, which translates to MPAPLRNPKVFSLTFLNTFFFILLLSFPSICHSIDIQGQALLSWKATLNNSSTNALVSWNPSDPTPCNWVGIQCNSNSQVVSINLNSMDIQGPLPSNLQPLKFLSSLILSSTNLTGPIPKEFGDCLELTLVDISDNSITGSIPVELFKLTKLQTLALNTNLLEGEIPFEIGNLSSLKNLMLFDNQLSGEIPKSIGMLKNLQVVRAGGNKNIKGELPQEIGNCSDLVMLGLAETSISGGLPASIGKLKKVQTIALYTSLLSGAIPDEIGNCSELRNLYLYQNSMTGSIPRRLGELQKLESVLLWQNSFVGSVPAELGRCTGLVTIDLSENSLTGNIPASFGSLLKLQELQLSVNQLSGIIPLEITNCVALTHLEVDNNQLTGEIPISIGKLQSMTLFFAWQNNLTGNIPESLSQCQNLQALDLSYNQIFGTIPKQIFSLKNLTKLLLLSNDLSGFIPSEIGSCTNLYRFRVNDNRLSGTVPSEIGNLKNLNFLDMSNNKFVGTVPKSISGCGNLEFLDLHSNGFTNVFPDTLPKSLQFVDMSDNRLTGSLTPSIGLLTELTKLNLGKNQLSGEIPREIHSCSKLQLLDLGNNGFSGQIPKQLGHIPSLEISLNLSCNQFTGEIPPEFMGLSKLASLDLSHNNITGKLDILTNLQNLVSLNVSYNDFTGALPNTPFFRNLPSSNLAGNQALYISGAVITPADKMGSTRHARSSARLAMSILVSISAVLVLLGIYTLVRTHLAKKETLNEKWEMMFYQKMEVYVDEIVHELTSANVIGTGSSGIVYKVTTSNGETLAVKKMWSTERSGAFTSEIETLGSIRHKNIVRLLGWGSNETIKLLFYDYYSNGSLSSLLHGVGRKGAEWETRYEVVLGVAHALAYLHHDCLPPIIHGDVKAMNVLLGPNLQPYLGDFGLARLVTNNQHHDVSKQSQKPQLAGSYGYMAPEHASGQHISEKSDVYSFGVVLLEVLTGRHPLDPTLPGGAHLVQWVRDHLHGKKDPVDILDPKLRGRADPQMHEMLQTLAVSFLCVSPRPYDRPVMNDVVAMLKEIRHEDSFRPDTELKGKVLVNGPPVSPTPRETMVIQAGSSNCSYAFSDDSSST; encoded by the exons ATGCCTGCTCCTTTAAGGAATCCCAAAGTCTTCTCTTTGACATTTCTCAACACCttctttttcatattattattatcattccCAAGTATTTGTCATTCCATTGATATCCAAGGCCAAGCTTTACTTTCATGGAAAGCCACCTTAAACAACAGCTCCACAAATGCATTGGTATCATGGAATCCTTCAGACCCAACTCCCTGCAATTGGGTTGGAATTCAATGCAATTCCAATTCTCAAGTTGTCTCTATAAATTTAAACTCTATGGATATACAAGGACCACTGCCTTCAAATTTACAGCCTCTAAAGTTTTTGAGTTCACTCATTCTTTCATCAACCAATCTCACAGGTCCCATTCCTAAAGAGTTTGGAGACTGTCTTGAACTTACACTTGTCGATATTTCGGATAATTCCATAACCGGATCAATCCCAGTTGAGCTTTTTAAGCTCACAAAGCTTCAAACTTTGGCTCTCAATACTAATCTTCTTGAAGGTGAGATCCCTTTTGAGATTGGAAATCTTTCTAGTCTCAAGAACTTGATGCTGTTTGATAATCAGTTGAGTGGTGAGATTCCCAAGAGTATAGGGATGTTAAAGAATCTTCAAGTTGTTAGAGCCGGTGGAAACAAGAATATTAAAGGAGAGTTGCCTCAAGAGATTGGGAATTGTAGTGATTTAGTTATGTTGGGGCTTGCGGAGACCAGCATTTCTGGTGGGCTCCCCGCAAGCATTGGCAAGCTCAAGAAAGTCCAGACAATAGCGCTGTATACATCGCTATTGTCTGGTGCAATTCCCGATGAAATTGGGAACTGCAGCGAGTTAAGGAATCTTTACTTGTACCAGAATTCAATGACTGGTTCAATCCCACGGAGACTTGGTGAGCTTCAAAAGCTTGAGAGTGTGTTGTTATGGCAAAACAGTTTTGTCGGGTCCGTTCCTGCTGAGCTCGGGAGATGTACCGGGCTCGTGACGATTGATCTATCAGAAAACTCGCTAACGGGGAACATACCGGCTAGTTTTGGATCACTTTTGAAGCTGCAAGAGCTTCAGCTGTCTGTGAACCAGTTATCAGGTATCATACCTTTAGAGATCACAAACTGTGTTGCGTTGACTCATTTAGAAGTAGATAACAATCAGCTTACCGGTGAGATACCGATTTCGATAGGGAAATTACAGAGCATGACTCTGTTTTTTGCTTGGCAAAATAATCTCACCGGTAACATTCCAGAGTCTTTATCCCAATGTCAGAATCTGCAAGCTCTTGATCTTTCTTATAATCAAATTTTTGGCACCATACCAAAACAGATCTTTTCACTTAAAAATCTTACAAAGTTACTATTGCTTTCCAACGATTTGTCGGGTTTTATCCCATCAGAAATTGGAAGCTGCACAAACTTGTACAGATTTCGGGTCAACGATAATAGACTTTCGGGTACTGTTCCATCAGAGATAGGGAACCTAAAGAATTTAAATTTTCTGGATATGAGTAACAACAAATTTGTAGGAACGGTTCCTAAATCCATTTCTGGATGTGGGAATCTTGAGTTTCTTGATCTTCATTCAAATGGGTTCACTAATGTTTTCCCTGATACACTTCCCAAAAGTCTACAGTTTGTAGATATGTCAGACAATAGGCTTACTGGTTCGTTGACCCCTAGTATTGGTTTGTTAACCGAACTAACGAAACTTAATTTGGGAAAGAATCAACTTTCTGGAGAGATTCCAAGAGAGATACATTCTTGTAGTAAGCTGCAGTTGCTAGATCTTGGAAACAATGGTTTCTCGGGTCAGATACCGAAACAATTGGGTCATATTCCGTCCCTTGAGATCTCTCTTAATCTTAGTTGTAACCAGTTCACCGGTGAAATACCACCCGAATTTATGGGCCTTAGCAAACTAGCAAGTCTAGACCTGTCCCACAATAACATAACTGGTAAACTAGACATCCTAACCAACCTTCAAAATCTTGTCTCCCTAAATGTGTCATACAATGACTTCACCGGAGCTTTACCAAACACTCCTTTTTTTCGAAACCTCCCAAGTTCTAATCTTGCTGGAAACCAAGCTCTGTACATTTCCGGAGCAGTCATTACCCCGGCTGACAAAATGGGGTCCACCAGACATGCCAGGTCATCAGCAAGGCTTGCTATGTCGATCCTAGTCAGCATTAGTGCCGTACTGGTCCTACTAGGAATTTACACGTTGGTCAGAACTCATTTAGCGAAAAAGGAGACACTAAACGAGAAATGGGAAATGATGTTTTATCAAAAGATggaagtttatgtggatgaaATCGTTCACGAGTTGACATCAGCAAATGTGATTGGAACTGGAAGCTCTGGAATCGTGTATAAAGTGACGACTTCCAATGGGGAAACATTGGCTGTGAAGAAGATGTGGTCAACAGAACGATCTGGAGCTTTTACTTCTGAAATTGAGACATTGGGTTCCATCAGACATAAAAACATTGTTCGTTTGTTAGGGTGGGGTTCAAATGAGACGATTAAGCTCCTGTTTTATGATTACTACTCTAATGGAAGCTTAAGCTCGCTCCTTCATGGCGTTGGGAGAAAAGGAGCGGAGTGGGAGACTAGGTATGAGGTTGTCTTAGGTGTGGCTCATGCACTCGCGTATCTACACCATGATTGTTTGCCTCCGATAATACATGGAGACGTGAAAGCCATGAATGTGCTATTGGGTCCTAACCTACAGCCTTACCTCGGTGACTTTGGGCTCGCTCGACTTGTCACCAATAATCAACATCATGATGTATCAAAGCAAAGCCAGAAACCTCAGCTAGCCGGTTCTTATGGTTATATGGCTCCTG AACATGCTTCCGGGCAACATATTAGCGAAAAGAGTGATGTGTACAGTTTTGGAGTGGTACTTTTAGAAGTATTGACAGGGAGGCACCCACTAGATCCAACTTTGCCAGGTGGTGCACACTTGGTCCAATGGGTAAGGGACCACTTGCATGGTAAGAAGGACCCGGTTGACATTCTTGATCCGAAACTCAGAGGAAGAGCTGACCCCCAGATGCACGAAATGCTCCAGACACTGGCTGTTTCATTCCTTTGTGTGAGCCCACGGCCCTATGATCGCCCAGTCATGAACGATGTAGTTGCAATGCTGAAAGAGATACGCCATGAGGATTCTTTCAGGCCAGACACAGAGTTAAAAGGGAAAGTGTTGGTGAATGGTCCTCCAGTATCCCCGACTCCCAGAGAAACGATGGTTATACAAGCTGGTTCCTCTAATTGCTCCTACGCTTTCTCAGATGACTCCTCCTCCACCTAA